The Pseudomonadota bacterium nucleotide sequence AGATGTCGACGACGCGCCCCCCCGTCTTCTGCTGTGCGCGCAGCCTAACCGACGACACGTCCGGTCTCCTTCCAGAGCGACTCCTCGAGGGCGCGGGTGAGGCGAGGCAGGGTCTCGCGGTCGGTTGCGGAGACGCAGATGGCGCGGTAGCGCTCGCGGATCTCCTCGACCTGCTCCGGATCGAGGCGGTCTTCCTTGTTGAACACCAGCAAGATGGGCGCGTTGTCGACCCCCAGGTCGCTGAGAAGCTCGTCGACCGCAGACATCTGCTCTTCGAAGGCGGGGTTCGACATGTCGACCAGGTGAATGATGAGGTCGGCCTCGCGCAGCTCTTCGAGGGTTGCGCGGAAGGCGTTCACCAGATCCTTGGGCAGCTCGCGCATGAAGCCCACCGTGTCGGCCAGGATGAGCTCGCGCTTCTCGGGGAAGCGCATGCGCCGCGTGGTGGGATCGAGGGTGGCGAAGAACTTGTTCTCTGCGAGCACTTCGGCGCCGGTCAGGGCGTTGAGCAGGGTCGACTTGCCCGCGTTGGTGTAGCCCACGATCGACACCACGGGAATGCCCGCCTGCTCGCGCTTCTTGCGCCGCTCGTCACGCCCGCGCGAGAGGGCCTCGATGTCGCGCTCGAGGCGGGTGATGCGGGTCTGCACCTGGCGCTTGAGCTCCTCGATCTTGGTCTCGCCGGGACCGCGGGCGCCGATGCCGCCCGTGATGCGGCTGAGGCAGTCGTCCTTGAGCACGAGGCGGGGCAGCGAGTACTTCAGCTGGGCGAGCTCGACCTGGATCTTGCCCTCGCGGCTCTGGGCGCGCTGGGCGAAGATGTCGAGAATCAGCTGGGTGCGGTCGATGATCTCGAGCTCGGTGAGGTCGCCGATGTTGCGCACCTGCGAGCCGCTCAGCTC carries:
- the hflX gene encoding GTPase HflX, whose product is RIEKLYTRKISPHQVISPELARALTELSRESGRVLGILVDRKGNVVDVIVGDAKGITISEMGRYRVSRARFRGLRCIHTRLSDEGVSQDDLTDLALLRFDLMLVVKALDSGLPGPVHLAHLVPTRGEANGDLMTWEVLPPRAVHDLDIDFSAFIEALESEFATKARTAQAVGDRRRRAILVHVSRGSREEAQESMDELRELARSANLVVVDEIMQRRAQLDGRTVVGRGKMNEIFIRSLQRGADLIIFDHELSGSQVRNIGDLTELEIIDRTQLILDIFAQRAQSREGKIQVELAQLKYSLPRLVLKDDCLSRITGGIGARGPGETKIEELKRQVQTRITRLERDIEALSRGRDERRKKREQAGIPVVSIVGYTNAGKSTLLNALTGAEVLAENKFFATLDPTTRRMRFPEKRELILADTVGFMRELPKDLVNAFRATLEELREADLIIHLVDMSNPAFEEQMSAVDELLSDLGVDNAPILLVFNKEDRLDPEQVEEIRERYRAICVSATDRETLPRLTRALEESLWKETGRVVG